Genomic DNA from Halomonas sp. BDJS001:
CCCTGGCGACCTTACGAGCCCTATCAACCGGGAGATCGCTTTGAAGTGTTCGAGGTGCCGGGCATAGGCCGGGTCGGCCTGGCCATCTGCTACGACATCTGGTTTCCCGAGACGGTGCGCCAGCTCGCTTGGCTGGGGGCGGAAGTGATCATCAACCAAGTGGCCACCACTACCTGCGACCGCGCTCAAGAGCAAATCCTTGTGCAAGCCAATGCTATTTTCAACCAGGTGTATATGGTCAGCGCTAATTCAGCCGCGCCTGCGGGGGAGGGTCAGAGTTTAATCGTCGATCCCGAAGGCCGCATCCGCGCGCGGATGTCCGGAGCGACTTCGGGCATTCTCACCGATGTACTCAACATTGATGAGGTCGAGCGTGTGCGTACCTTCGGGACTGCGGGCTTGAACCGAATGTGGTCTCAATTCCGGGAGGACGACCCGGTGCTGGAATTACCCATGTACGAAGGGCGCATTGATCCTCGTAAGTGGAGTAAAAAGCGTTAATCAGCCTACCACCATCACTGGAGAAAAAGGCGATATGGACTCGGCTCCCGCACCTGATCCAATCGGCATGCCCGGTGCTCTGCAGCTCGTCGATCAGCATACTGCGGATTACGCGATCCGCGTCAACTTGCTGGTCTCGCCCGTCCGCGATCATGTACTGTTGCATGTCGACCTAGACTGGAGAACGCCATGCCTTCCCCCCTCGTGACCACCGACTGGCTGCAGGACAATCTGGATAACGAACATTTGGTGCTGATCGACGCTAGTATGGCCAATGTCGTTGGCAAGGAGCCGATCGTTTATGACCGTCCGATGTTGATCCCGGGAAGTTTCCGGATCGACCTGGAAGGAGCACTTTGCGATACCGGGGCTCCCCAAGCTCACGCCTTCCCGACGGAAGAGCAGTTCACGGCGGAGGCCCGTAGATTGGGCATCCAGCCCGAGAGCTTGGTGGTGTTGTACGACGATCAGGGTATCTACTCGGCACCACGAGCCTGGTGGATTATGCGGGCTATGGGCCTCAAACAGGTGTTTGTTCTAGATGGCGGCCTGCCGCAGTGGTTGGCAGAAGGGCGGGACATCGATTCTGCTTCGGTGGCAGATGCGGCCAAGCATGGCAGCGTGGTTGGCAAGCTCGACCACACCCTGGTTCGAGATTCTGCCTACGTTTTCCAGCATCTGGAGGACGAGCGAGTAACGGTCATCGATGCGCGATCACAGGCACGTTTCCTGGCGCAAGCGCCAGAACCCAGGCCTAGTGTGCGCGGTGGTCACATCCCCAATTCCCTCAACCTGCCGTTTACAGAGGTGCTGGAGGGTCATCGGTTCAAGCCAGCCAGCCAGCTGGCGTCAACGTTTGCCCACCTCGCTCCCTCCCTTCAGCCCAGCAACGGTCACCAACTGGTGTTTTCCTGTGGTTCCGGCATCACCGCCTGCATCATCCTACTGGCAGCCGAGCTGGCCGGGTATACTCAGCTGTCGCTGTATGACGGTTCCTGGGCCGACTGGGGCAGCAGTGACTCATTGCCGGTGGCGTAGCGGACATCATCTCGCTACAAGAGGAATTGGCAGTTCCTAACAATCACAGGCACGGCGACGTCTACTCTATTGCGGCTTCGTCCCCGTACAAGGTCACCGCTAAGCTCAGCGCTAGGCGCTTTCTGGTCGACGTAGTAGCCTCATGTCAGCTACAGAAATCGCTATAACCACTGTGGTCTGGAACATTCTCTCCCAGATTGCGGGTTGGGTATCGCCTGGTGGCATCACTGAAGCAGTTCGATAAGAATATCAGCAACGTGTCGAACGACAGGATCCTTCTCATGGCGCAGATGCCATGCCAAGTGCAGGGTAAAGCCGGGTACCTGCACCGGGGGCGGTAGAGAGATCAGGGCTGTGAAGTCAGCTACGACACGGGAAGGCAGCATGGCGATCATATCGGATCCCTGCAGCAGCGCAGGCACCATCTGGAAGTTTGGTACCACCGCACCAACCCGACGTGAGCTGCCTAGCCTGGCCAGCTCCGTATCCAGCGACGTCCGTGTTTCACCGCGCCCGGAGACGATGATGTGCGAGTATTTCAGCCAGGTATTCAGGTTGAAATCGGCGGCGGCAGGGTGTCCGGCGCGCATGGCGACGACATAGTGTTCAACGAACACTTCTTCACGATGCAATTTTTCCTCGACAGATGGGAAAACGGAGATGGCGAGGTCTGTCGAACCGTCGATGAGTGCCTGGCGTGCGGCCTCGGCGCCATGCCAGGGCTGGATCACTATATCGACGCCAGGAGCTGAGCGCTGCAGTTCCTGCTGCAAGGGCGCGGTTACGAACACCGCCGGATAGTCTGCCATGGCGACCCGCACTTTTTTGCGTATTTCAGCCAGCGGCACCTTGGGTGGGTCAACAAGATTCACCACCTCCGCAAGTAGCGATTTCAGCGGCGCACGCAGCGCCTCGGCCTTTGGGGTTAGGCGCATTGTACCGCGGCCGCGCTCCAGCAACTCATCACGGAAGAGATAACGGCAGCGCTGCAGTGCGGCGGAGGCGGCAGGCTGTGACATACCCAGCTTATCGGCAGCATGACTGACGTGCGCCTCATCCAGAAGCGCATCAAGGACAACGAGCAGGTTGAGGTCGAGAGAGCGAAGATTCATGAAACAAATAATAGAACATATTATTAATCGATTGGAGTAATTTTTGTCGTGGGTGCATCGTTTCCCTGCAGTTACCTAAAGGAGGCGAGACCCCCATGACTAAGACGCTTATTCTTCTGTTCCACCCCGATCTTGCGCACTCGAAGGCCAATGCTGCGCTAGCTGCGGCAGCGGCCAAGCTACCCGCCGTGGAGCTCGTCGATATGCAAGCCATCTATCCCCGTGGCATCGATCTATCCAAAGACGGCGAGCGCGAGGCCCGGCGGCTGCTTGAATGCGACCGTATCGTGCTGCAGTTCCCCATCCAGTGGTACTCCACGCCTCCGCTGCTGAAAGCCTGGCAGGATGCCGTGCTGACGAGGATGTTCTACATCGCCTACGAGTCTGAAGGGCGTATGTTGGAAGGCAAGCCGCTCATGGTGGCCGCAACGGCTGGCAATATACCAGACGCCTACCGTCCCGGCGGGCGCAACATGTTCACAATGAATGCGCTTCTCGCCCCGCTGCAGGCCACTGCGCATCGCTGTGGCCTGCCCTGGGCCGAGCCTTTTGTTCTCTATCAGGCCAACAAGCTGTCAGCGGAAGCGCTTGATGCCGCTGCGATCGAGTATGCCGCCACACTCAAGCGCTGGATCGTAAGCAGTACAGCGCTCGGGGTGAAAGCGCTTGAGCCAAGGAGAGCAGCTCAATGACTTACAGCAGACGCGATATACTGCGTATGGCAAGCGGCCTCGCGGCAAGCACATTCGCAACCTCCATCCTGAGCTTCGAAGCGTTAGCCAAGAGTGGCAGCAGCCCCGGCCCCGTTCCAGGCTTTCTCGACGGGCATTTCCGCCCCGTTAACAGGGAGACGACGGCCTTTGACCTGCCGGTACGCGGCGCCATCCCGCCCACTTTGTCAGGGCGCTACTTCCGCAATGGTCATAACCCGAAGGACGGCATCAATCCAGGCGCCTGGTTCTATGGTTCAGGCATGATCCACGGGTTACGCATCTCGGGCGGGCGCGCTGAGTGGTACCGCAATCGCTGGGTCAAAACGCAGCGCTGGAGGGGGAGCCGCTGTTTGTCGATCACGAGACGATCAACCTCCATGCGAGTGCAGCCGGTACCAGCGTGATCGCCCATGCGGGGCGTATTCTGGCCCTTCAAGAGGTCAACTTACCCTTCGAGATCACGCCTGAACTGGAAACGATCGGCGCCTACGATTTTGGCGGTGCTTTAAAGACTATGATGACTGCCCATCCCAAGATCTGCCCCCGCACAGGCGAGATGCTGTTCTTCGGCAATTCGCCTCTCCCGCCGTACTTGACCTACCACGTGGCGGATGCCTCGGGGCGGCTGGTACATAGCGAGGTGATTGAAGGGCCAAATGGTTCTGTCATTCATGACTTCGCCATCACTGAGAACTATGTGATTTGGTTCGACCCCAACGTCGCGCTTGATCTACATTCCGAGCTTGCTTTTCCCTATACGTGGCAGAGGGAGTACCGCGGCCGGATAGGCGTTATGCCGCGTGACCGCAGCAAAGGGGGAGTGCAATGGATCGACGTTGATCCCTATTACATGCTGCACTTCTCCAATGCCTGGGAAGACGCAGATGGCCTCCTTGTGGTCGAGGGGCCGTTCTTTGACGAAGCCGCTTGGGGGAAAGCCTCAGCCTTTATCAATGGTACCGCGCCTCAGGGAGCCGCGCCTGTCAGTGGGGCTAAGCGCAGCCGTTGGACAATCGATCTGCAACAAGGAGCGGCGAGTGTTGGGCTGCTCGATGACCTTACGATTGAATTTCCTATGATTCATCCTGGCTTCACAGGGCGGCAAAACCGCTTCGCTTATGCGGTGGTTTTCCCTGACGCGGCGCGCGCCGGTTACGGTATCGTCAAATATGACATGGAGTACGATCGGCGCTGGGTGCTTGACCTTCCTGTAGGTGTGTATGCGGGTGAGCCCTGCTTCGTTCCCGACCCACAGGGTCGTGGCGAAGATGACGGATGGTTATTAACCTATGTCACTGACCTGCGTAGTAACGTAGCGGAGCTGTGGATCCTGGACGCAATACAGATCGGCGCGGGCCCTGTCGCTGCGATCGAACTGCCTGCCTGGGTGCCCGCCGGTGTGCATGGAGCGTGGATTGGCGATAATGAGGTCTAGTCTTGGCAACTTATGGGCTGGGATCACTAGACCAAAGTCAGTCCGTTTTTCGGAGAGTCAATATATCCTCTAAAAAGCGTGCTTGGTTAGCCCTTTTCAACCCACAGGCACAAAAAAAGCACCTGAAGGTGCTTGATTTGTAGGGGTGTCTGGTGGAGGCGGCGGGAATTGAACCCGCGTCCGCCAGCACGCGCCTATTGGCTCTACATGCTTAGATTCCGTCATTTAGTTTAGCGCGACTGACTCCGACGGTCAGGATTCAGCCACGCGAGTCTTCTAAAGTTTAGCGCTTGGCGAGAAGACACCACCAAACGCGATCCTATCAGCTTTAGCTCGTATCCCCTCAGCGATGAATAGGCACATCACCTTGGGGCCAGACAAGAAGCTAACAG
This window encodes:
- a CDS encoding carotenoid oxygenase family protein; this encodes MASGLAASTFATSILSFEALAKSGSSPGPVPGFLDGHFRPVNRETTAFDLPVRGAIPPTLSGRYFRNGHNPKDGINPGAWFYGSGMIHGLRISGGRAEWYRNRWVKTQRWRGSRCLSITRRSTSMRVQPVPA
- a CDS encoding LysR family transcriptional regulator; the encoded protein is MNLRSLDLNLLVVLDALLDEAHVSHAADKLGMSQPAASAALQRCRYLFRDELLERGRGTMRLTPKAEALRAPLKSLLAEVVNLVDPPKVPLAEIRKKVRVAMADYPAVFVTAPLQQELQRSAPGVDIVIQPWHGAEAARQALIDGSTDLAISVFPSVEEKLHREEVFVEHYVVAMRAGHPAAADFNLNTWLKYSHIIVSGRGETRTSLDTELARLGSSRRVGAVVPNFQMVPALLQGSDMIAMLPSRVVADFTALISLPPPVQVPGFTLHLAWHLRHEKDPVVRHVADILIELLQ
- a CDS encoding sulfurtransferase: MPSPLVTTDWLQDNLDNEHLVLIDASMANVVGKEPIVYDRPMLIPGSFRIDLEGALCDTGAPQAHAFPTEEQFTAEARRLGIQPESLVVLYDDQGIYSAPRAWWIMRAMGLKQVFVLDGGLPQWLAEGRDIDSASVADAAKHGSVVGKLDHTLVRDSAYVFQHLEDERVTVIDARSQARFLAQAPEPRPSVRGGHIPNSLNLPFTEVLEGHRFKPASQLASTFAHLAPSLQPSNGHQLVFSCGSGITACIILLAAELAGYTQLSLYDGSWADWGSSDSLPVA
- a CDS encoding carbon-nitrogen hydrolase family protein — protein: MSRNLPVLVVQEASRPHGIDSELLDFEAELAVHLSDFGADFEPPRMVVYPELYLCGATGTPQQRKEQLEAAAEPIDGPRHQHLSRIARNLGVWLLPGTVCERGEDGHLYNTAPVYSPEGERVAAYRKCFPWRPYEPYQPGDRFEVFEVPGIGRVGLAICYDIWFPETVRQLAWLGAEVIINQVATTTCDRAQEQILVQANAIFNQVYMVSANSAAPAGEGQSLIVDPEGRIRARMSGATSGILTDVLNIDEVERVRTFGTAGLNRMWSQFREDDPVLELPMYEGRIDPRKWSKKR
- a CDS encoding NAD(P)H-dependent oxidoreductase, whose translation is MTKTLILLFHPDLAHSKANAALAAAAAKLPAVELVDMQAIYPRGIDLSKDGEREARRLLECDRIVLQFPIQWYSTPPLLKAWQDAVLTRMFYIAYESEGRMLEGKPLMVAATAGNIPDAYRPGGRNMFTMNALLAPLQATAHRCGLPWAEPFVLYQANKLSAEALDAAAIEYAATLKRWIVSSTALGVKALEPRRAAQ
- a CDS encoding carotenoid oxygenase family protein; its protein translation is MVPQSLGQNAALEGEPLFVDHETINLHASAAGTSVIAHAGRILALQEVNLPFEITPELETIGAYDFGGALKTMMTAHPKICPRTGEMLFFGNSPLPPYLTYHVADASGRLVHSEVIEGPNGSVIHDFAITENYVIWFDPNVALDLHSELAFPYTWQREYRGRIGVMPRDRSKGGVQWIDVDPYYMLHFSNAWEDADGLLVVEGPFFDEAAWGKASAFINGTAPQGAAPVSGAKRSRWTIDLQQGAASVGLLDDLTIEFPMIHPGFTGRQNRFAYAVVFPDAARAGYGIVKYDMEYDRRWVLDLPVGVYAGEPCFVPDPQGRGEDDGWLLTYVTDLRSNVAELWILDAIQIGAGPVAAIELPAWVPAGVHGAWIGDNEV